In the Pseudoclavibacter endophyticus genome, TGCGCGCGTACGCCGCCGGCGCCGACGTCTCGCCCGTGCGGGCGCGCGCGGCGAGTTCGCGGGCGAACATCTCGAGATCGGTCAACCGGGTGCCGACGTCGGGTATCGCCGCGTCGTCGAACGCGCCGTCGATCGACCGCGCGAATCGCGCGGCGACGGGCCCGAGCGGGATGCCGTAGAGGCCCGAGAGCGTGCCTTCGAAGGCCAAGTGGATGCCCTGGCTCGCGGTGATCGGCACGAAGGTCTGGCGCACGAGTCGCCCGCCGGTGGCGGTGCTCACGCGTGTGAGGGCGTCGAGCAGCGCGTCGCTCTCGGCCGATTCGTCGCCGGGTGATCGTCCCCGTCCGACCGCCGCGCGCATCCGCCTCGCTCCGTTGGCAAGGGCCAGCAGGTCGACCGCGAGTTCGCGGGCCGTGCGCTCGTCGTGGTGGGTGCTCGTGACCGCTACGGTCATCCACGCGAACCCGCCGGCGAGCATGATCGACGCCACGGCTGCGAGCGTCTGGATGATCGCGGTCACGGGGGCCGCCTGGCTGCCGTCGCGGGGCACGATCGGTACGACGACCGCCCCCGCGATCGTGAGCACGGCGAGCAGGATCGCCGTGATGGGGCGAGCCCTGTTGACGAGGTCGGTGAACGCCGTGTGCGCACGCAGCAGGGGCGCGCGATCGCGCGCGATGAACACGATGATGACGCTGGCGACGGCGACGGCGATGACGGCGTAGACGGCGTCGTCCTCGTCGGTGGTCCACTCGTCGGGAAACTCGTAGCGAACGGCGACGAGCAGTACGACGATGGCGAGGCCGAGGGCGGTGGCGACGATCGCCGCCGTGCGCACGATGAACCGGAGCAGGCGCTCTGCCGACCTGATGGCGGAACGCAGCGGGGGAGCGAACGAGAAGACGACCGCGCGGACCAGCGCGAGTGCCGCCAGCACAGCGAGCACAACACCGCCCGCGGCGGGCGCGTCGACGAAGACGACGATCGAGATGGCGCCGCCGACCGAGACGGCCAGCAGCAGCGCGAGGAACAGGACCGCGGCGCCCGCCGCGCGCCGCCACCGCGGGCCGTACTCGACCCGGTCGACCGAGACGAGGTCGAGGTGTTTGCTGAGCTCGAGCAGATTTCGGGGATGCCCGTGCGTGGCGCGCGCGTCGACCCGCCTCGGCGGGGGCGCCTCGTCGTTCGCGTGCATCTCTCAAGTGTTCCATGGGCGCCACCACCCGCCGTCGCTGGTTGCTCGGCCATGGTCCGAGCATTCCAGGCTTGCTGTCGCGTGATTGCTCAGAGGACGCGGACTAGGCCCGCACGACGGGCAGCTGCACGAGGCGGTCGTCGTCGCCGCCGGGCGAGCCACGGCCGTCGGTGTTGTTCGTGAGGATCCAGATCGATTCCTCCGGGCCGACGACGACATCGCGGATGCGCCCGTAGTCGCCGACGAACATCGCTTCGGCGACGGCCTCCTCGCCGCTGAGGTCGATGCGCCACAGCCGCTCACCCCGCAGCGACGCCATGAAGAGGGTGTCGCCGACCCAGGTGAGGCCCGACGGGCTCGCCTCGCTCGTCGTCCACTGCAGCACGGGGTCGCGGAACGCGGGGTCGTCGCCGACGCCCTCGACGAGCGGCCAGCCGTAGTTCGCGCCCGGTTCGATGAGGTTGAGCTCGTCCCACGTGTCTTGCCCGAACTCGCTCGCCCACAATCGCCCGTCGCGGTCCCATGCGAGGCCCTGCGGGTTGCGGTGCCCCATCGAGTAGACCTCGCTGCCGAACGGATTGTCGGCCGGCACCGACCCGTCGAGCCCGATGCGCAGGATCTTGCCGGCGAGCGACGACTCGTCTTGCGCGAGCTCCGGCCGCCCGGCGTCGCCGGCCGTGGCGTAGAGGTGCCCGTCTGGCCCGATCGCGAGCCGTCCGCCGTTGTGGTTTGAAGCGCTCGGAATGCCCGTGACGAGGTCGACCTGCTCGGCGACCGCGACCTGCCCGGAATCCGCCGAGGTCACGTCGAAGCGCACGATTCGGTTGCCGTCGTCGGCGGTGAACATGGCGAAGAGCAACGCCCCGTCGGCGCCCTGCCCGCCGCCACGCTCGGCGATCGCCAGCCCCAGGAGCCCGCCCTCACCGCCGTGCGCGACGCCGGCGACGGTGGTCACCTCCCGCGTCGTGCCGTCGGGGAGCACCTCGAGAATGCGGCCCGAGTCGCGCTCGCTCACGACCGCCGCGCCACTCGCGAAGCGCGCGACCGACCAAGGCGCGTCGAGTCCTGTGGCGAGGTCGTCGGCACCGTCGCTCGTCGCGGTGACGGGGCCGGGCAGCTCGGCCCACGGATCGCGGATCGGCGCCGGCGTCGCGTCGTCGTCGCCCCCGGGCGCCTCGGTGCCGGCGACCGTCTCGGTCGATCCCGCGCCATCCGGCGTCGGCTCGGCCTCACCGCCGGCGCACCCGGCGAGCAGCGCGATCACGCTCGCTGCCGCGAACATCCGCACGGATGCTCGCGGCACGGTGCGAGGCCCGTGTGTCATCGACACGGTGTCCGCCATGGTCTGCTCACTCTCCGTCGCCGTGCGGCTCACGCGGCGCCGCGACGTCGCTGCGCGAAACCGCCTCTTCGAGGCCCGCCTGCGCCTTCGACAGCGCGACGTAGCCGCCGGCGTGCGGAATGAACGCCGCGGACTCCTCGTGAGTCAGCTCGCGCCGCACCTTGGCGGGCACGCCGGCCGCGAGTGACCTCGCTGGGATCTCGGCGCCCTCGAGCACGACGCCGCCCGCGGCGATGAGCGAGCCGGGGCCCACGACCGCGCGCGAGAGCACCGCCGCCTTCATCCCGATGAGGGTGCCGTCGCCGATCGTGGCACCGTGGACGAGTGCCTGGTGGCCGAGCGTCACGTCATCGCCGAGCACGGCGGGGGCGTCGTCTTCGCAGTGCAGCACCGAGCCGTCCTGGATGTTCGTGCGGGCGCCGACGCGGATGGGGCCGACGTCGGCGCGCAGCACGCAGCCGTAGAAGACGGAGGAGTCTGGTCCGATCTCGACGTCACCGACAATGACGGCGGTCGGCGCGATCCACGCGGTCGGGTGGATGCGCGGTGCGATGCCGTTGAACGGAAGGATGAGCGGGCCGTGGTCGGTCATGGCTCGATTCTCCCAGGGACCTCAGACATGCGCCCCTTCGGGCGTCACCCCGTCGAATCCGACGGCTCCCGTGCGCCCCGGTCGGTTCGGGCACCGACCGTCGGCATCCGGCCGGTCGCGCGACGCGGAACGGTAGACTGCCGCAACTATGGCCATGTTTGGAAACCTGTCTGAGCGACTCACCGCGACGCTCGCGAACCTGCGCACGAAGGGCAAGCTCTCCGCCTCCGACGTCGACGGCACGGTGCGCGAGATCCGCCGCGCGCTGCTCGAGGCCGACGTCGCCCTGCCCGTGGTCAAGGAGTTCACGGCGCAGGTGCGTGAGCGCGCGCTGAGCGACGACGTCAACAGGGCGCTCAACCCGGCTCAGCAAGTGGTGCAGATCGTCAATGACGAGCTCATCGCGATCCTCGGCGGCGAGGTGCGGCGCCTCTCGT is a window encoding:
- a CDS encoding PQQ-dependent sugar dehydrogenase, which translates into the protein MADTVSMTHGPRTVPRASVRMFAAASVIALLAGCAGGEAEPTPDGAGSTETVAGTEAPGGDDDATPAPIRDPWAELPGPVTATSDGADDLATGLDAPWSVARFASGAAVVSERDSGRILEVLPDGTTREVTTVAGVAHGGEGGLLGLAIAERGGGQGADGALLFAMFTADDGNRIVRFDVTSADSGQVAVAEQVDLVTGIPSASNHNGGRLAIGPDGHLYATAGDAGRPELAQDESSLAGKILRIGLDGSVPADNPFGSEVYSMGHRNPQGLAWDRDGRLWASEFGQDTWDELNLIEPGANYGWPLVEGVGDDPAFRDPVLQWTTSEASPSGLTWVGDTLFMASLRGERLWRIDLSGEEAVAEAMFVGDYGRIRDVVVGPEESIWILTNNTDGRGSPGGDDDRLVQLPVVRA
- a CDS encoding gamma carbonic anhydrase family protein — translated: MTDHGPLILPFNGIAPRIHPTAWIAPTAVIVGDVEIGPDSSVFYGCVLRADVGPIRVGARTNIQDGSVLHCEDDAPAVLGDDVTLGHQALVHGATIGDGTLIGMKAAVLSRAVVGPGSLIAAGGVVLEGAEIPARSLAAGVPAKVRRELTHEESAAFIPHAGGYVALSKAQAGLEEAVSRSDVAAPREPHGDGE